The stretch of DNA TTGGAAATCGGCATCATCGAATGTGATATCTGCCGTTTGGATAAAATGCTTCGACCATTCCCCTGAATTCTCTGATAAATATTTCAAATCTGCCTTATTCGCAATCTGATATGGGGCACCCTCAGTGCCACTGCCGCCACTGTAGGTTTGTGCCATCAAACCTGTACTCAATTCCAATAACATTATCAGCATAAATCCTAAAACTGATTTTGTGTTTTTCATTTTTCCCCACTCATTTGTTTTCTCTTATTGGTCTAACTGTAAGTCCCCAAAGTAAATTGGATAATTCAGCTTAAAAAATAAGAGACAGTTTCTTAGCATCCAACATATAAAGCTGTTGCCCCTTCAGGTTGATTCTAAACACACTATGCAATTTCTTGAAACGAGAATCTCACAACCCACGGAGCAAGGACGAAATAGAACTTCAGCCTTGCTTGAGGACTCAACTAATGGAGATTCAAAAGTATCTGAAGCACGGGCGAGTGGATGGAATAGGGTAGCTTAAATGAATCACTTAAAATGTGTGTGCGCTATATGTGCCATTGATATACCAAAATGTACCAAAATAGCCCATTGTTATATCAAAATGATATGAAAGTAAGTGATAAAAGAAAACCCCTAAAGTGGTTGATTCTTAAGGGGTTTCGGGGAGTGGCCCCGTCTACGTCTTGCAGACTACGCCGGGCAGGCAGGGATCCCGACATTCGGTTTCACTCAGTTGGAACAAGCGGAATTTTTAACTGCCGAAGCTCGTAGAGCGCAGGTAGTGAACCGCCGATCCGTCTACACCTCGTTGTTCTCGGTTTCGCCGTGACAGGCACGGGGATTTTCAGTACCTTGCTTTGTTCTATGTATCAGTCACTTACGGGGATGAGTCACTAAATCGTCACTACTTTTGAGAACAACTAAAATCTTGGGTAGATGGAGGAGAAGTTGATGCCTAGTGTTGTGGCACAAATTGAAGTTGTAGTTTATACCCAACTGCCTTGGCATACTCCTCAATAGTCGAGAGTGTAGGAGATATTTTTGAATTCACATTTTCAAGCCTTGAGATGTTGCTTTTGTTAGTATGTAATATCTCGGCCAATTCTTCTTGAGTGAGCCCAGCGTTCTTTCGGATTTCAATCAATTGTTTCCGCAAGGCATAGGCAGGTGCAAGATCCAAATATTCTTGTTCAACTTCAGGGTTAGCTAAAGCCTTCTTTTTAAAATTCTTCAATGATGGTCTCATGATTTCACCTCTTTTAATCTTTTGCGGGCTAGTTTCAATTCTTTCGTTGGGGTCTTTTGGGATTTTTTTATAAATGAATGTAGAATAATAACCTCTTTTCGCTTGACCATACAAAAGAATGATCTCCCGATTCCTTCTTTGCCTTTGGCTCTAATCTCAAAAAGCCCTTCGCCCATAGATTTGGTATAAGGTGCTCCTAGCGCAGGACCAAATTCTTCAATCATTTCTGCTATGTGTAAGAA from Candidatus Neomarinimicrobiota bacterium encodes:
- a CDS encoding helix-turn-helix transcriptional regulator encodes the protein MRPSLKNFKKKALANPEVEQEYLDLAPAYALRKQLIEIRKNAGLTQEELAEILHTNKSNISRLENVNSKISPTLSTIEEYAKAVGYKLQLQFVPQH
- a CDS encoding type II toxin-antitoxin system RelE/ParE family toxin; translation: MEWQISFYNQKVEAETLSFPAGILANFLHIAEMIEEFGPALGAPYTKSMGEGLFEIRAKGKEGIGRSFFCMVKRKEVIILHSFIKKSQKTPTKELKLARKRLKEVKS